One window from the genome of Helicobacter pylori encodes:
- a CDS encoding ribose-phosphate pyrophosphokinase — protein MKARGFKTKMRGFKIFSGSAHPAFGKEVSKHLGIPLSKAVIGKFSDGEINIQISESVRGKDIFIVQPTCVPVNDNLMELLVMVDALRRSSANSITAVLPYFGYARQDRKAAPRVPITAKMVANLMQEVGIERIITMDLHAGQIQGFFDVPVDNLYGSIVFRDYIRSKALKNPVIASPDVGGVTRARYFANQMGLDLIIVDKRREKANESEVMNIIGSAKERDVILVDDMIDTAGTICKAALALKEQGATSVMALGTHAVLSGNAIKRIKESALDEVVVTNSIPLVQKCDKITTLSVAPLFAEVIRRIYHNESVQSLFT, from the coding sequence ATGAAGGCGCGTGGGTTTAAGACAAAGATGCGTGGGTTTAAGATTTTTTCAGGGAGCGCTCACCCTGCATTTGGCAAAGAAGTGTCAAAGCATTTAGGCATTCCCTTATCCAAAGCGGTGATAGGCAAATTCAGCGATGGCGAAATCAATATCCAAATCAGCGAATCGGTGCGCGGTAAGGATATTTTTATTGTCCAGCCTACTTGCGTGCCGGTCAATGACAATTTAATGGAATTGTTAGTCATGGTAGATGCTTTAAGGCGCAGTTCGGCCAATTCTATCACAGCGGTGTTGCCGTATTTTGGCTATGCTAGACAGGACAGAAAAGCGGCTCCAAGAGTGCCTATCACGGCTAAAATGGTCGCTAATTTGATGCAAGAAGTGGGGATTGAAAGGATCATTACGATGGATTTGCATGCCGGGCAAATCCAAGGCTTTTTTGACGTGCCGGTGGATAATTTATACGGATCTATCGTCTTTAGAGATTATATCCGCTCTAAAGCGTTAAAAAACCCTGTGATCGCTAGCCCTGATGTGGGTGGGGTTACAAGAGCTAGGTATTTTGCCAATCAAATGGGCTTAGATTTAATCATCGTGGATAAGCGCCGTGAAAAAGCTAATGAAAGCGAAGTGATGAATATTATCGGCTCAGCCAAGGAGCGCGATGTGATTTTAGTGGATGATATGATTGATACTGCAGGCACGATCTGTAAAGCCGCTTTAGCTTTAAAAGAACAAGGGGCAACTTCTGTCATGGCGTTAGGCACGCATGCGGTTTTGAGCGGGAATGCGATCAAGCGCATTAAAGAAAGCGCGTTAGATGAAGTGGTGGTAACTAACTCTATCCCTTTAGTTCAAAAATGCGATAAAATCACCACCTTAAGCGTAGCGCCCTTATTTGCGGAAGTGATCAGAAGGATTTATCATAACGAAAGCGTCCAATCGCTTTTCACTTAA
- a CDS encoding Mur ligase family protein gives MQSLSWLNLAFRWLFITGLGYYIMTLLQWYHYSVFRILTKHHKMRWHGIYFLLPLGVFILSYAFKMPFVFDFFCGVIQMPILIIWAKRNDKPLVFTPRVKRFFIFLLLFLILHEILNIELVPLNGISLALGYWCLFIFVLSASLIFEKVLSKRYLQTAKDKIASLKNLKVIAITGSFGKTSTKNFLLQILQTTFNAHASPKSVNTLLGIANDINQNLDDKSEIYIAEAGARNKGDIKEITRLIEPHLAVIAEVGEQHLEYFKTLENICETKAELLDSKRLEKAFCYSVEKIKPYAPKDSPLIDVSSLVKNIQSTLKGTSFEMLIDSVWESFETKVLGEFSAYNIASAILIAKHLGLETERIKRLVLELNPIAHRLQLLEVNQKIIIDDSFNGNLKGMLEGIRLASLYEGRKVIVTPGLVESNVESNEALAQKIDGVFDVAIITGELNSKTIASKLKTPQKILLKDKAQLENILQATTIQGDLILFANDAPNYI, from the coding sequence ATGCAAAGTCTTAGTTGGCTGAATTTAGCGTTTCGTTGGCTCTTTATAACAGGGCTTGGCTATTATATAATGACTTTATTGCAATGGTATCATTACAGCGTGTTTAGGATCTTAACCAAGCACCACAAAATGCGTTGGCATGGGATTTATTTTTTATTGCCTTTAGGGGTGTTTATCCTATCGTATGCTTTCAAAATGCCGTTTGTTTTTGATTTCTTTTGTGGCGTTATTCAAATGCCCATACTCATTATCTGGGCCAAACGCAACGACAAGCCTTTAGTTTTCACGCCAAGGGTGAAGCGCTTTTTTATTTTCTTATTACTCTTTTTAATCTTGCATGAAATCTTAAATATAGAACTAGTCCCTTTGAACGGGATTTCGCTCGCGCTAGGCTATTGGTGTTTGTTTATATTCGTTTTGAGCGCTTCTTTAATCTTTGAAAAAGTCCTATCCAAGCGGTATTTGCAAACCGCTAAAGACAAAATCGCTTCTTTAAAAAACTTAAAAGTCATCGCCATTACCGGAAGCTTTGGGAAAACCAGCACCAAAAATTTCTTGCTTCAAATCTTACAAACCACATTCAACGCGCATGCAAGCCCCAAAAGCGTCAATACCCTTTTAGGGATTGCGAATGATATTAACCAGAATTTAGACGATAAGAGTGAAATCTATATCGCTGAAGCCGGGGCAAGGAATAAGGGCGATATTAAAGAAATCACCCGCCTTATTGAACCGCACCTTGCCGTGATCGCAGAAGTGGGCGAACAGCATTTAGAATATTTTAAAACTTTAGAAAATATTTGCGAGACTAAAGCGGAATTATTGGATTCCAAGCGCTTAGAAAAAGCCTTTTGTTACTCTGTGGAAAAAATCAAGCCCTATGCCCCTAAAGATAGCCCCTTAATAGATGTTTCTAGCTTGGTTAAAAACATCCAATCCACTTTAAAAGGCACTTCTTTTGAAATGCTTATAGATAGCGTTTGGGAAAGCTTTGAAACAAAGGTTTTAGGGGAGTTTAGCGCTTATAATATCGCTTCAGCTATTTTAATCGCTAAGCATTTAGGATTAGAGACCGAAAGGATCAAACGGCTTGTTTTAGAACTCAACCCTATTGCCCATCGTTTGCAACTTTTGGAAGTGAATCAAAAAATCATCATAGACGATAGCTTTAATGGGAATTTAAAGGGCATGTTAGAGGGCATTCGTTTAGCGAGTTTGTATGAAGGGCGTAAAGTCATTGTAACACCGGGATTAGTGGAAAGCAATGTGGAAAGTAATGAGGCTTTAGCGCAAAAAATAGATGGGGTTTTTGATGTCGCTATCATCACAGGGGAGTTGAATTCCAAAACGATTGCTTCCAAATTGAAAACCCCCCAAAAAATCTTACTCAAGGATAAGGCGCAATTGGAAAATATCTTACAAGCCACCACAATTCAAGGCGATTTGATTTTATTCGCTAATGACGCCCCTAATTACATTTAG
- a CDS encoding D-alanine--D-alanine ligase produces the protein MEFCVLFGGASFEHEISIVSAIALKEALKDRIKYFIFLDENHHFYLIEESNMHSKYFAQIKEKKLPPLILTHNGLLKNSFLGTKTIELPLVINLVHGGDGEDGKLASLLEFYRIAFIGPRIEASVLSYNKYLTKLYAKDLGVKTLDHILLNEKNRANALNLIGFNFPFIIKPNNAGSSLGVSVVKEEKELIYALDGAFEYSKEILIEPFIQGVKEYNLAGCKIKKDFCFSYIEEPNKQEFLDFKQKYLDFSRTKAPKANLSNALEEQLKENFKKLYNDLFDGAIIRCDFFVIENEVYLNEINPIPGSLANYLFDDFKTTLEHLAQSLPKTPKIQIKNSYLLQIQKNK, from the coding sequence GTGGAATTTTGCGTTTTATTTGGTGGGGCGAGTTTTGAGCATGAAATCAGTATTGTGAGCGCGATCGCGCTTAAAGAAGCGCTAAAGGATAGGATTAAATATTTTATTTTTTTAGATGAAAACCATCATTTTTACTTGATTGAAGAATCTAACATGCATTCAAAATACTTCGCTCAAATCAAAGAAAAAAAATTACCTCCCCTAATCCTTACGCACAATGGCTTGCTTAAAAACTCGTTTTTAGGCACTAAAACGATAGAATTGCCTTTAGTGATCAATCTTGTGCATGGGGGCGATGGCGAAGATGGGAAATTAGCGAGCTTGTTAGAATTTTATCGTATCGCTTTTATAGGCCCTAGGATTGAAGCGAGCGTATTGAGTTATAACAAATATTTAACCAAGCTTTACGCCAAAGACTTAGGGGTAAAGACTTTAGATCATATTCTTTTGAATGAAAAAAACCGCGCTAACGCTCTAAATTTGATTGGCTTTAATTTTCCTTTCATAATCAAGCCCAATAATGCCGGGAGCTCTTTAGGGGTGAGCGTTGTGAAAGAAGAAAAAGAATTGATTTACGCTTTAGACGGCGCGTTTGAATATTCTAAAGAGATCTTAATAGAGCCTTTCATTCAGGGAGTGAAAGAATACAATTTAGCCGGCTGCAAGATCAAAAAGGATTTCTGTTTTTCCTATATTGAAGAGCCTAACAAACAGGAATTTTTAGATTTCAAACAAAAATATTTGGATTTTTCACGCACCAAAGCCCCTAAAGCGAACCTTTCTAACGCCCTAGAAGAACAACTAAAAGAAAATTTTAAAAAACTCTATAACGATTTGTTTGATGGCGCGATCATCCGTTGCGATTTTTTTGTCATAGAAAATGAAGTGTATCTTAATGAGATCAACCCCATTCCTGGCAGTTTGGCCAATTATTTGTTTGATGATTTTAAAACAACGCTAGAACATTTAGCGCAATCGTTACCCAAAACCCCTAAAATCCAAATCAAAAACTCTTATTTGTTGCAAATCCAAAAGAATAAATGA
- the rimO gene encoding 30S ribosomal protein S12 methylthiotransferase RimO — MQVKENKQLCLISLGCSKNLVDSEVMLGKLYNYTLTNDAKNADVILINTCGFIESAKQESIQTILNAAKDKKEGAILIASGCLSERYKDEIKELIPEVDIFTGVGDYDKIDILIAKKQNQFSEQVFLSEHYNARIITGSSVHAYVKISEGCNQKCSFCAIPSFKGKLQSRELDSILKEVENLALKGYKDMTFIAQDSSSFLYDKGQKDGLIQLIRAIDKQQALKSARILYLYPSSTTLELIGAIEDSLIFQNYFDMPIQHISDSMLKKMRRNSSQAHHLKLLNAMKQVKESFIRSTIIVGHPEENEGEFEELSAFLDEFRFDRLNIFAFSAEENTHAYSLEKVPKKTINARIKALNKIALKHQNHSFKALLNKPIKALVENKEGEYFYKARDLRWAPEVDGEILINDSTLTTPLKPGHYTIMPSVFKDNILLAKVLSPF, encoded by the coding sequence ATGCAAGTTAAAGAAAACAAACAACTTTGCTTAATTTCATTAGGTTGCTCTAAAAACTTGGTGGATTCAGAAGTGATGTTAGGCAAGCTTTATAACTACACGCTCACCAATGACGCTAAAAACGCTGATGTGATTTTGATCAACACTTGCGGTTTTATTGAAAGCGCCAAACAAGAGAGCATTCAAACCATTCTTAACGCCGCCAAAGACAAAAAAGAGGGAGCGATTTTGATTGCGAGCGGGTGCTTGAGCGAGCGCTATAAAGATGAAATCAAAGAGTTGATCCCTGAAGTGGATATTTTTACCGGCGTGGGGGATTATGACAAGATTGATATTTTAATCGCTAAAAAACAAAACCAGTTCAGCGAGCAAGTGTTTTTAAGCGAGCATTATAACGCGCGCATCATCACCGGCTCTAGCGTGCATGCTTACGTTAAAATTTCTGAGGGCTGTAACCAAAAATGCTCTTTTTGCGCTATCCCTAGCTTTAAGGGGAAATTGCAAAGCAGGGAATTAGACTCCATTTTAAAAGAAGTGGAAAATCTCGCGCTTAAAGGCTATAAGGATATGACTTTTATCGCTCAAGATTCTAGCTCATTTTTATACGATAAGGGGCAAAAAGACGGCTTGATCCAGCTCATTAGAGCGATTGACAAGCAACAAGCCTTAAAGAGTGCTCGTATCTTATACCTCTACCCCTCTAGCACCACTTTAGAGCTGATTGGCGCGATTGAAGACTCGCTTATTTTTCAAAATTATTTTGACATGCCCATCCAGCATATCAGCGACTCCATGCTTAAAAAAATGCGTCGCAACTCCAGCCAAGCGCACCATTTAAAGCTTTTAAACGCCATGAAGCAGGTTAAAGAAAGCTTTATCAGAAGCACGATCATTGTAGGGCATCCAGAAGAAAATGAGGGTGAATTTGAAGAATTGAGTGCGTTTTTAGACGAGTTCCGGTTTGACAGATTGAATATTTTTGCTTTCAGCGCGGAAGAAAACACGCATGCCTATTCTTTAGAGAAAGTGCCTAAAAAAACCATCAACGCCCGCATCAAAGCCTTGAATAAAATCGCTTTAAAACACCAAAACCATTCCTTTAAGGCTTTGTTGAATAAGCCCATTAAGGCGTTAGTGGAAAATAAAGAGGGCGAGTATTTTTACAAAGCTAGGGATTTGAGATGGGCGCCTGAAGTGGATGGGGAAATTTTAATCAATGACAGCACCTTAACCACCCCTTTAAAACCCGGGCATTACACGATTATGCCTAGTGTGTTTAAAGACAATATCTTACTCGCTAAGGTTTTGAGCCCTTTTTAA
- the estV gene encoding lipase EstV: MAKRSIAYLDSVFDISYTFIDHHSPLNALFLHGWGSSKEIMQQAFQSCFLNYNHLYVDLPGFNQSPNDEKVLETKDYANIINLFLKSVDKKAHVVFGHSFGGKVAILCENERIVLLSSAGILEPKPLKVRCKILLAKIFKKLGLNLGFLRSKDAMGLNQVMYETFKKVISEDFSEHFKRCEKEVLLFWGKDDKATPLSSAQTMRTLLKKSELFVLEGDHFFFLNQAKEIEKLVENYHHAKS; encoded by the coding sequence ATGGCTAAACGCAGTATCGCTTATTTGGATAGCGTTTTTGACATTTCCTACACTTTTATAGACCACCATAGCCCTTTAAACGCCTTGTTTTTGCATGGCTGGGGGAGTTCTAAAGAAATCATGCAACAAGCGTTTCAAAGCTGTTTTTTGAATTACAATCATTTGTATGTGGATTTGCCCGGCTTCAATCAAAGCCCCAACGATGAAAAAGTCTTAGAGACTAAAGATTATGCTAATATCATCAATTTATTCTTAAAAAGCGTGGATAAAAAAGCGCATGTCGTTTTTGGGCATAGCTTTGGAGGGAAAGTAGCGATCTTGTGTGAAAACGAACGGATTGTTTTATTGAGCAGCGCTGGGATCTTAGAGCCAAAACCCTTAAAAGTGCGTTGTAAAATCCTTTTAGCTAAAATCTTTAAAAAATTAGGCTTGAATTTAGGGTTTTTGAGGAGTAAGGACGCTATGGGGCTTAATCAAGTCATGTATGAAACCTTTAAAAAAGTGATTAGCGAAGACTTTAGCGAGCATTTCAAACGATGCGAGAAGGAAGTTTTATTATTTTGGGGTAAAGATGATAAAGCAACCCCCTTAAGCTCCGCTCAAACAATGCGAACCTTATTGAAAAAGAGCGAATTATTCGTTTTAGAAGGGGATCATTTCTTTTTTTTAAACCAAGCAAAAGAGATTGAAAAACTAGTGGAGAATTATCATCATGCAAAGTCTTAG
- a CDS encoding HIT family protein: MQHLYAPWRESYLKEKDKSCVFCEISQNTTKDSENRVLYRNSDLFVVMNAYPYNPGHLLIIPHAHKASVELLELNTWLNMNALVPKVLKALYAYGAQGINLGLNLHRNAGAGIPEHLHMHLVPRFLGDSNFISVIAQTRVCGIDLNETYLTLKNLLEKELG, from the coding sequence ATGCAACATTTATACGCTCCTTGGCGCGAAAGTTATTTGAAAGAGAAAGATAAGAGTTGTGTCTTTTGTGAAATTTCTCAAAACACTACAAAGGATTCAGAAAACAGAGTGCTTTATAGAAATAGCGATCTCTTTGTTGTGATGAACGCCTACCCTTATAACCCAGGGCATTTGTTGATCATTCCCCATGCGCACAAGGCGAGCGTTGAACTTTTAGAGCTGAATACTTGGCTCAACATGAATGCATTAGTGCCTAAAGTATTAAAAGCGTTGTATGCTTATGGCGCTCAAGGGATCAATTTAGGTTTGAATTTGCACAGAAACGCCGGAGCAGGGATTCCTGAGCATTTGCACATGCATTTAGTGCCTAGGTTTTTAGGCGATAGCAATTTTATAAGCGTTATCGCTCAAACCAGGGTGTGTGGGATTGATTTAAATGAAACCTATCTTACCTTAAAAAACTTATTAGAAAAGGAGCTTGGTTGA
- a CDS encoding pyridoxal-phosphate-dependent aminotransferase family protein, which produces MLLFTPGPVAISEEMRSSFSQPMPHHRTKDFEKIFQSVRENLKKMTGLEEVLLLNSSGTGAMEASVVSLCQKELLFVNAGKFGERFGKIAKAHSIKAHELVYEWDTPAQVDGILNALKANPNIDAFCIQACESSGGLRHPVEKIAQAIKETNPNVFVIVDAITALGVEPLEITHVDALIGGSQKAFMLPPAMSLVALSQKAIERIEERDVGFYFNLKSELKNQRNNTTSYTAPILHTLGLQRYFELVQNLGGFEALYKETKRVALATQKAVLALGLKIFPKSPSLSMTTIISEHAKELRNLLKEKYQVQFAGGQEPYKDTLIRINHMGIIPVYKTAYALNALELALNDLDLRGFDGATNTTFLKQYHEI; this is translated from the coding sequence ATGTTGCTTTTCACTCCAGGCCCTGTAGCCATTAGCGAAGAGATGCGCTCAAGCTTTTCTCAGCCAATGCCCCACCACCGCACCAAAGATTTTGAAAAGATTTTCCAAAGCGTGCGAGAAAATTTAAAAAAAATGACCGGTTTAGAAGAAGTTTTGCTTTTAAATAGTAGCGGGACGGGGGCTATGGAAGCGAGCGTGGTTTCGTTGTGTCAAAAAGAGTTGCTTTTTGTTAATGCGGGAAAGTTTGGCGAAAGGTTTGGCAAGATCGCTAAAGCCCATTCTATCAAAGCTCATGAATTAGTCTATGAATGGGACACGCCGGCCCAAGTGGATGGGATATTAAACGCGCTTAAAGCCAACCCTAACATTGATGCGTTTTGCATTCAAGCATGCGAGTCTAGTGGGGGGTTACGACACCCTGTAGAAAAAATCGCTCAAGCGATCAAAGAAACTAACCCGAATGTTTTTGTGATAGTAGATGCTATCACCGCTTTAGGGGTTGAGCCTTTAGAAATAACGCATGTTGATGCGCTCATTGGAGGGAGTCAAAAAGCGTTCATGTTGCCTCCTGCGATGAGCCTAGTCGCATTGAGCCAAAAGGCGATTGAACGCATAGAAGAACGCGATGTGGGGTTTTATTTCAATTTGAAGAGCGAATTGAAAAACCAAAGAAACAACACCACAAGCTACACCGCTCCTATTTTACACACTTTAGGGTTGCAACGCTATTTTGAATTGGTGCAAAATTTAGGGGGCTTTGAAGCGCTCTATAAGGAGACTAAAAGAGTCGCTTTAGCCACTCAAAAAGCCGTTTTAGCGCTAGGTTTAAAGATTTTCCCTAAAAGCCCGAGCTTGAGCATGACAACGATTATTAGCGAGCATGCCAAAGAATTGAGAAACCTTTTAAAAGAAAAATACCAGGTGCAATTTGCGGGCGGTCAAGAGCCTTATAAAGACACACTCATTCGTATCAACCACATGGGGATCATTCCTGTTTATAAAACCGCTTACGCTTTAAACGCCCTAGAATTAGCCCTAAACGACTTGGATTTAAGGGGATTTGACGGTGCGACGAATACAACCTTTTTGAAGCAATATCATGAAATTTAA
- a CDS encoding phosphoribosyltransferase: MHYSYEAFLKDSLELVKQVEQICNVPEALVCVMRGGMTLAHFLSLHWDLREVYGINAISYDTTHRQNALKIENIPTIKDHLKTILVVDEIVDSGNSLEAVLKVLEERHPDKKFYSASLFQKTSAKYKADAFLKDAPEWIDFFWEVDLKNLKSH; encoded by the coding sequence ATGCATTATTCTTATGAAGCCTTTTTGAAAGACAGCCTGGAATTAGTCAAACAAGTAGAGCAAATTTGCAATGTCCCAGAAGCCCTTGTGTGCGTGATGCGAGGGGGCATGACTTTAGCGCATTTTTTGAGTTTGCACTGGGATTTAAGGGAAGTTTATGGCATCAATGCGATTTCTTATGACACCACCCACCGACAAAACGCCCTAAAAATTGAAAATATCCCCACGATCAAAGATCATCTAAAAACCATTTTGGTGGTAGATGAAATCGTAGATAGCGGTAATTCTTTAGAAGCGGTGCTTAAAGTGTTAGAAGAAAGACACCCTGATAAAAAGTTTTATAGCGCGAGTTTGTTCCAAAAAACAAGCGCGAAATACAAAGCCGATGCGTTTTTAAAAGACGCTCCTGAATGGATTGATTTCTTTTGGGAAGTGGATTTGAAAAACTTGAAAAGCCATTAA
- a CDS encoding CAAX protease: MQDLQDFKNDITLILSKERLDAYDSLEQYKENLKLISFITPKISNLEIYLRNALDYCLTQIKGSEWVFSENSLTDLIKELKEKKKEITHSLILSKMSLGAVIRLIFCYKLEGIILDLKRINFKSYYPNNKNALFINNKKNPLSGASKVHIALNLLWTIRNRAYHWENLLKIQPNKRPRITTYFTGLKDNDRAKIPMNISVEPSKIVLFLDDLIKSIGNKDLENLSNL, encoded by the coding sequence ATGCAAGATTTACAAGATTTTAAAAATGATATTACGCTCATTCTATCCAAAGAAAGATTAGATGCTTATGACAGCCTAGAGCAATACAAAGAAAATTTAAAACTCATTTCTTTCATCACGCCTAAAATCTCTAACTTAGAAATTTATTTACGCAACGCTTTAGACTATTGCTTGACTCAAATCAAAGGGAGTGAATGGGTGTTTAGTGAAAATTCTTTAACAGATTTAATCAAAGAATTAAAAGAAAAGAAAAAAGAAATCACGCATTCTTTAATCTTATCTAAAATGTCTTTAGGGGCAGTGATCAGGCTTATTTTTTGTTATAAGTTAGAGGGGATAATATTAGATTTAAAGCGCATCAATTTCAAATCCTATTACCCCAATAATAAAAATGCATTATTTATCAACAATAAGAAAAATCCATTATCTGGTGCTTCAAAGGTTCATATTGCTTTAAACTTGTTATGGACGATTAGAAATCGAGCGTATCATTGGGAAAATTTACTCAAAATCCAACCGAACAAGCGCCCACGCATTACGACTTATTTCACTGGGTTAAAAGACAATGATAGGGCAAAAATTCCTATGAATATCAGTGTAGAACCAAGTAAAATCGTCTTGTTTTTAGATGATTTAATTAAAAGCATCGGAAATAAAGACTTGGAAAATTTAAGTAATTTGTGA
- a CDS encoding tyrosine-type recombinase/integrase has protein sequence MSDCKMSRVSRELFDNIKSFLHYKFKTMIRIQSVNDLQLVLKWQDRVLECQSLIALKELNHKLYNQGVRHTIMMQGLFLFFEYFDNRIKLKSLHNLAEEQVIDFLFGLAKNRKPSSMAKYVMYLRQFFDYLDRKRNYSFDFELKNLSFAKKGTHLPKHLNKNDFKAFIQALLKYYPKTSFEKRNQCILLLIALGGLRKFEALDLELKNIALENNHYRLLIKGKNNKERYAYIEKEFLQVPLNAWLSDTKRLKSFKGRFVFKKAKNNTTQKTCSLKGFIAKIFKLSNIDVKSYGLGLHLFRHSFATFIYDETQDLVLTSRALGHSSLLSTKIYIHTTQEHNKKVALVLKGLLKNEKSD, from the coding sequence ATGAGTGATTGTAAAATGAGTAGGGTTAGTAGGGAATTGTTTGATAATATTAAGTCATTTTTGCACTATAAGTTTAAAACAATGATACGCATTCAAAGCGTGAATGATTTACAATTGGTCTTAAAATGGCAAGATAGAGTTTTAGAGTGCCAAAGTCTTATCGCATTGAAAGAACTCAATCACAAGCTTTATAATCAAGGCGTTAGGCATACGATTATGATGCAAGGCTTATTTTTGTTCTTTGAATATTTTGATAATAGGATTAAGCTCAAATCCTTGCACAATCTAGCAGAAGAACAGGTTATAGACTTCTTATTTGGATTAGCCAAAAATAGAAAACCAAGCTCTATGGCTAAATATGTGATGTATTTAAGACAATTCTTTGATTATTTAGACAGAAAAAGAAACTATAGCTTTGATTTTGAACTTAAAAATCTATCATTTGCCAAGAAAGGAACGCATTTGCCTAAACATTTGAATAAAAATGATTTTAAGGCTTTTATCCAAGCTCTTCTAAAATACTATCCCAAAACCAGTTTTGAAAAACGCAATCAGTGTATTTTACTGCTTATTGCATTAGGGGGGTTAAGGAAGTTTGAAGCCTTAGATTTGGAGCTAAAAAACATTGCTTTAGAAAATAACCACTACCGCCTTTTAATCAAAGGCAAAAACAATAAAGAGAGATACGCTTATATTGAAAAAGAATTTTTGCAAGTTCCTTTGAATGCGTGGCTAAGCGATACTAAACGATTAAAGAGTTTTAAGGGGCGTTTTGTGTTTAAAAAAGCAAAAAACAACACCACACAAAAAACTTGCTCTTTAAAGGGCTTTATCGCTAAAATTTTTAAGCTCTCTAATATTGATGTAAAATCTTATGGATTAGGTTTGCATCTTTTTAGGCATAGTTTTGCTACTTTTATTTATGATGAAACACAGGATTTGGTTTTAACTTCAAGAGCGTTGGGTCATAGTTCTTTGCTTTCTACTAAAATCTATATCCATACCACTCAAGAACACAATAAAAAAGTGGCTCTTGTGTTAAAAGGATTGTTAAAAAATGAAAAAAGCGATTAG
- a CDS encoding phosphatidylglycerophosphatase A, whose product MNKFSLRACFLTLFFSGYSKKAPGTIGSLVALLLGLPVLIFSANTLFLAAIFIGLIAIAQIDKEEEESKIHDSSYIVIDELVGMWLAMAISGLSLAGVILSFIFFRIYDITKPSLIGKIDKEVKGGLGVVADDALAGVLAGLSALLAISILGFFNIKL is encoded by the coding sequence TTGAATAAATTTAGTCTTCGCGCGTGTTTTCTAACCCTTTTTTTTAGCGGGTATTCTAAAAAAGCTCCTGGAACGATAGGGAGTTTAGTAGCGTTATTGCTAGGCTTACCTGTTTTAATTTTTTCGGCTAACACTTTGTTTTTAGCGGCAATTTTCATTGGGCTTATCGCTATCGCTCAAATAGATAAAGAAGAAGAAGAGAGTAAGATCCATGACAGCTCTTATATTGTGATAGACGAATTAGTGGGCATGTGGTTGGCGATGGCGATTAGCGGGTTATCGTTAGCGGGCGTAATTTTGAGTTTTATCTTTTTTAGGATCTATGATATTACTAAGCCCTCACTCATTGGCAAGATAGACAAAGAAGTTAAAGGGGGCTTAGGGGTTGTGGCTGATGACGCTTTAGCGGGTGTTTTAGCCGGATTGAGCGCGTTATTAGCCATCAGTATTTTGGGATTTTTTAACATTAAACTTTAA